A part of Cannabis sativa cultivar Pink pepper isolate KNU-18-1 chromosome 6, ASM2916894v1, whole genome shotgun sequence genomic DNA contains:
- the LOC115695306 gene encoding pre-rRNA-processing protein ESF2-like, translated as MDTDNNPPKEDMNEVEEEDIDEVEEEDMEEVVKEDKEEEEEEEDEDDNEHNPKTDNLEETYNDDDYYNVARSHGGDGGSYPPLGARNIRADCVREIKGSKELSSIQKEGETKKPASSAVEIPPVVIAFDQHSATEKPLQKPPPPFPQRFKK; from the exons ATGGATACAGATAATAATCCACCTAAGGAGGACATGAATGAAGTGGAGGAGGAAGACATAGATGAAGTAGAGGAGGAAGACATGGAAGAAGTAGTGAAGGAAGacaaagaagaagaggaggaagAGGAAGATGAAGATGATAATGAGCACAACCCTAAAACTGATAATTTAGAAGAAACTTATAATGATGATGATTATTATA ATGTTGCTCGTTCTCATGGGGGTGATGGAGGAAGTTATCCTCCTCTTGGTGCGAGAAATATTAGAGCTGATTGTGTGCGAG AAATAAAGGGCAGCAAGGAGCTCTCTTCAATCCAAAAAGAGGGGGAAACGAAAAAACCAGCAAGTTCAGCTGTTGAAATTCCCCCAGTAGTTATAGCATTCGATCAGcattctgctacagaaaagccTTTGCAAAAGCCACCTCCACCATTTCCTCAACGATTCAAGAAGTAG
- the LOC133039285 gene encoding uncharacterized protein LOC133039285 codes for MDPAIATYVEQIGFEKWALPYCPGDRYNIMTSNAAESFNKVTEEFRKYPVTILVDFIRFTLQNWFASRLEKASKCATPLATTFENDLKDQHKDGMFRSVLRNGAQLFNVGTSPQGERGGDVNLVERTCTCRLFQTLKIPCPHACAAAVSQNVSVYTLYSPYYTKETWKKIYDATINIVGEEDEWVLPEHIKNIRIGVPVEKKPVGRPRKSNAGRRPTKRQPSSGQVVVEPRHCSLCHGSGNNRATCKARV; via the coding sequence ATGGACCCTGCCATTGCTACATACGTCGAGCAAATAGGGTTTGAAAAGTGGGCTCTTCCTTATTGTCCAGGCGATCGGTACAACATAATGACAAGCAACGCTGCCGAAAGCTTCAACAAGGTGACAGAAGAATTCAGAAAATATCCAGTAACTATTTTGGTTGACTTCATCAGGTTCACACTTCAAAATTGGTTTGCTTCTCGTCTCGAAAAGGCTAGTAAGTGCGCTACTCCTTTGGCTACTACTTTTGAAAATGATTTAAAGGATCAACACAAAGATGGTATGTTCAGGAGTGTCCTTCGTAATGGTGCCCAATTGTTTAACGTTGGTACGAGTCCTCAAGGTGagagaggtggtgatgtgaactTAGTGGAGAGAACATGCACTTGCAGACTTTTCCAAACGCTCAAAATCCCTTGTCCCCATGCATGTGCTGCAGCAGTTAGTCAGAATGTGAGCGTGTACACACTTTACTCTCCATATTACACTAAAGAAACGTGGAAGAAGATCTACGATGCCACAATTAATATTGTTGGCGAGGAGGATGAGTGGGTATTACCGGAACATATCAAGAACATAAGAATCGGGGTACCAGTGGAGAAAAAACCAGTAGGTCGACCTAGGAAGAGCAATGCAGGTAGAAGACCGACGAAGCGTCAACCGTCTAGTGGTCAGGTGGTAGTGGAACCTCGTCATTGTTCGCTATGTCACGGTTCAGGGAACAACAGAGCTACATGCAAAGCTCGAGTTTGA